The sequence below is a genomic window from Dethiosulfovibrio peptidovorans.
GAAGAATTTCCACGGCGGGCAAGGCCCGAGGAATCCCTGACTCCTCCAAAATAGCTACTGATATCTCTCGACCGGGAATATAGCTCTCAACCAGAGCGCACGGTTCGTGACGCCACGCAAGGTTCAGCGCCAAGGCAAGCTCATCCCGACGAGATACTACTGTAACTCCAACCGAACTTCCCCCGCAACAGGGTTTGACAATCACGGAGCCCCAGCGCTCCACCTGATCCCCCACGTCATCGATCTCATCACCGGCTCGAAGCCGAAGCCCCCAAGGGACCTCTAGCCCCGCAGCGGCAAAAATCTTTTTGGAGAGCCATTTATCCATCGCCACAGCACATCCCGCCGGCCTTGACCCCGTGTAGGGGACACCGGACATATCCAGGACCGATTGAAGACGGCCATCCTCCCCCCATTCTCCATGGAGAGCGACAAAGTACAGATCCGGCTTGGGCTCTGACAAGACCCCAAAGATGTCCGAACTCGTCTCAAGATCCCGAACCGAGACGTGATGTCCGGCCTCAGTCAGTCCTCGTCCAACCGAAGCTCCACTGGCCAGGGAGACCTCCCGCTCAGGAGAATCGCCCCCGCACAGGACATGAATGCGAAGGCTCATCGAGCCCCCCGAATCTGACCACTCCCCAGAATACGGTATTTGACCGTCGTCAGTTGTTCGATGCCCATAGGACCTCGAGCGTGAAGTTTTTGAGTGCTGATACCCATCTCGGCCCCAAAGCCGAAGACCCCGCCATCGGTGAAGCGAGTCGATGCGTTGACGTATACCGCTGCAGCGTCCACCATATCGAGAAACCGTTGGGCCATGAAGTAATCTGAGGTAACGATGGCCTCACTGTGTCCCGAACCGTGACGATGGATGTGCTCCACAGCCTCATCCAGGGAGTCCACCATCTTGACGGACAGGGTCAAAGCCAGGTATTCGGTATCCCAGTCCGCATCGGTAGCAGGAGCCATGGGGGCCAAAGAACGCATCCGTCCGTCGCCCCGAAGCTCTACTCCAGCCTCGGTCATCGCTTGAGCCATAATCGGAACGAAGTCCGGTGCCACTGCACAATGAACCAAAAGGGTCTCCACGCTGTTACACACCGACGGTCTCTGGGCCTTAGCGTTAACGACAATCTTAACCGCCATGTCAATGTCGGCCGAAGCGTCCACGTACAGGTGGCACAATCCCATACCTGTCATGATGACCGGCACTGTCGCGTGACGACGAACAGCTTCTTTCAGCCCCTTCCCACCTCGAGGAATGAGCACATCCAAGGCATCAAGCCCCATGAGAGCATGAGTTACCTCCCGTCCGGGCTCATCCAGAAGCTGGACGGCATCTTTGGGGAAGTCAATCGACGAGAGCCCCTCCCTCAGAGATCGCGCGATGGCCCGGTTGGATTCGACAGCCTCCCGTCCCCCCCGAAGGATGACGGCATTCCCCGACTTGAGGCATAAACCGGCGCCGTCGGCGGTCACGTTG
It includes:
- a CDS encoding D-alanine--D-alanine ligase, which codes for MSLRIHVLCGGDSPEREVSLASGASVGRGLTEAGHHVSVRDLETSSDIFGVLSEPKPDLYFVALHGEWGEDGRLQSVLDMSGVPYTGSRPAGCAVAMDKWLSKKIFAAAGLEVPWGLRLRAGDEIDDVGDQVERWGSVIVKPCCGGSSVGVTVVSRRDELALALNLAWRHEPCALVESYIPGREISVAILEESGIPRALPAVEILPPGGLYDYSAKYDGKSRYRAPAELATPVAQWVARSAEEAHRAAGCGVYSRVDMRLDEESRPWILEVNTAPGMTDCSLVPKAAQAEGIAFSDLLNRIVLESLREQVSNVGIS
- a CDS encoding glutamate-5-semialdehyde dehydrogenase, which encodes MNEHLNAMGEAAKSAARFLALASRSEKDRALEAMANFLRKRSDQIVQANAVDLRVGRDAGLSEPLLERLTLNDDRVEAMARGLEEVAVLPDPVGTGLGSWINEDGLEISRVRVPLGVVAMVYESRPNVTADGAGLCLKSGNAVILRGGREAVESNRAIARSLREGLSSIDFPKDAVQLLDEPGREVTHALMGLDALDVLIPRGGKGLKEAVRRHATVPVIMTGMGLCHLYVDASADIDMAVKIVVNAKAQRPSVCNSVETLLVHCAVAPDFVPIMAQAMTEAGVELRGDGRMRSLAPMAPATDADWDTEYLALTLSVKMVDSLDEAVEHIHRHGSGHSEAIVTSDYFMAQRFLDMVDAAAVYVNASTRFTDGGVFGFGAEMGISTQKLHARGPMGIEQLTTVKYRILGSGQIRGAR